A window of the Natrinema salifodinae genome harbors these coding sequences:
- a CDS encoding MATE family efflux transporter, giving the protein MAIGEQSESTDGDLTEGNLVRPMIRLAWPLVVIQLLQVAYNVGDTFWLGALSPDAVGAVSLAFPLLFLLIAIGGGFTTAGAILIAQHTGAESGEAGLIAGQTLSFVSIVAAGLGLLGFVATEPMLAALPADPETQAAILPLAAGYLKVFFLGLPFLFGFFVFVALMRGYGSTRAPMRVMVVSVAINLAIDPLFIFGVGPVPRLEVQGAAVATLISRAIATAIGVYLLYYTDVGPDIRAAHLRPRREYIAKITRLGIPTALEQSMTALALVAMTAMVVTFPPAVVAAYGLGNRLISLAFLPALGTGQATDTIVGQNLGAGKPDRAGRAVRIAASVIAAVMLAAGALAVLFPEPFVSVFVTADEAGKEATIEYGVTYLRFAAVGFAFMGVLQVIQGAFRGAGNTKTALAFAVLGLWIVRVPVTYGLLFVADWGPTGIWTGVVIGDVAGALAALAWFTRGTWKKSIVDEADAGTESDDADADADADDQAEPNRIDADSTAE; this is encoded by the coding sequence ATGGCAATCGGTGAACAGTCGGAGTCGACCGACGGGGACCTCACCGAGGGCAACCTGGTGCGACCGATGATCCGCCTGGCCTGGCCGCTGGTAGTCATCCAACTGCTGCAGGTCGCCTACAACGTCGGCGACACCTTCTGGCTCGGCGCGCTCTCGCCCGACGCGGTCGGCGCGGTGAGCCTGGCCTTTCCGCTGCTCTTTTTGCTGATCGCGATCGGCGGCGGGTTCACGACGGCCGGCGCGATCCTGATCGCCCAGCACACCGGCGCGGAGAGCGGCGAGGCGGGCCTGATCGCCGGGCAGACGCTGTCATTTGTCTCCATCGTCGCCGCGGGGTTGGGGCTGCTCGGGTTCGTCGCGACCGAGCCGATGCTCGCCGCCCTGCCGGCCGACCCCGAGACGCAGGCGGCGATCCTCCCGCTGGCCGCCGGCTACCTCAAGGTGTTCTTCCTCGGCCTGCCCTTCCTCTTCGGCTTCTTCGTCTTCGTCGCGCTCATGCGGGGCTACGGCAGCACCCGGGCGCCGATGCGGGTGATGGTCGTCAGCGTCGCGATCAACCTCGCGATCGACCCGCTGTTCATCTTCGGCGTCGGGCCGGTCCCCCGCCTCGAAGTGCAGGGGGCCGCCGTCGCGACGCTCATCTCGCGGGCGATCGCGACGGCGATCGGCGTCTACCTGCTGTACTACACCGACGTCGGTCCCGACATCCGGGCGGCCCACCTCCGCCCGCGACGCGAGTACATCGCGAAGATCACGCGCCTGGGCATCCCGACGGCCCTCGAACAGTCGATGACGGCGTTGGCGCTGGTTGCGATGACGGCCATGGTCGTGACCTTCCCGCCCGCGGTCGTCGCGGCCTACGGGCTCGGGAATCGGCTGATCTCGCTGGCCTTCCTGCCCGCGCTCGGCACGGGCCAGGCGACGGACACGATCGTCGGCCAAAACTTGGGCGCGGGCAAACCCGATCGCGCGGGGCGGGCGGTCCGGATCGCGGCGAGCGTGATCGCGGCGGTCATGCTCGCGGCGGGTGCGCTGGCGGTCCTCTTCCCGGAGCCGTTCGTCTCGGTGTTCGTCACCGCCGACGAGGCCGGGAAGGAGGCGACGATCGAGTACGGCGTCACCTACCTCCGGTTCGCCGCGGTCGGGTTCGCCTTCATGGGCGTACTCCAGGTGATCCAGGGCGCGTTCCGCGGAGCCGGAAACACGAAGACGGCGCTGGCCTTCGCCGTGCTCGGGCTGTGGATCGTCCGCGTCCCCGTCACCTACGGGCTGCTGTTCGTCGCCGACTGGGGACCGACTGGGATCTGGACGGGCGTCGTGATCGGTGACGTCGCCGGCGCGCTCGCGGCCCTCGCCTGGTTCACCCGCGGGACCTGGAAGAAGTCGATCGTCGACGAGGCGGACGCAGGGACGGAATCGGACGACGCGGATGCGGATGCTGACGCGGACGACCAGGCGGAACCGAACCGGATCGACGCGGATTCGACCGCCGAATAG
- a CDS encoding phosphoribosyltransferase, with protein sequence MSDLPDDFDCTITNWEYIYSLCRDVSDDVRDDEFEPDVVVALARGGWFAGRCLCDFLGLDDLTSLKMEHYVGTAQKSGEPTVRYPMPEGSVEDKDVLIIDDIADTGGSIKRAYEYVDDREAGEVRTATLQLLGTSEFQPDYVGEQLEEWTWIVYPWNFIEDMVDLISGVMDQADQATFTQEEIRHYLTEYHGVQRIEMEIAQPDRLPEVLNEMERRDVIVSAGPGEWSLADG encoded by the coding sequence ATGTCCGACCTACCGGACGATTTCGACTGTACGATAACCAATTGGGAGTACATTTACAGCCTGTGTCGGGACGTCAGCGACGACGTGCGCGACGACGAGTTCGAACCGGACGTCGTCGTCGCGCTCGCGCGGGGCGGCTGGTTCGCGGGCCGGTGTCTCTGTGACTTCCTCGGCCTGGACGACCTGACGAGCCTGAAGATGGAACACTACGTCGGCACCGCCCAGAAGTCCGGCGAGCCGACCGTCCGCTACCCGATGCCCGAGGGCAGCGTCGAAGACAAGGACGTGCTCATCATCGACGACATCGCCGACACCGGCGGGTCGATCAAGCGCGCCTACGAGTACGTCGACGACCGCGAGGCCGGCGAGGTCCGCACCGCGACGCTCCAGCTATTGGGCACCAGCGAGTTCCAGCCCGACTACGTCGGCGAGCAGCTCGAGGAGTGGACCTGGATCGTCTACCCCTGGAACTTCATCGAGGACATGGTCGACCTGATCTCCGGCGTGATGGACCAGGCCGACCAGGCGACGTTCACCCAGGAGGAGATTCGCCACTACCTCACGGAGTACCACGGCGTCCAGCGCATCGAGATGGAGATCGCCCAGCCAGACCGGCTGCCGGAGGTCTTGAACGAGATGGAACGCCGCGACGTCATCGTCTCGGCCGGGCCCGGCGAGTGGTCGCTCGCCGACGGATAG
- a CDS encoding chymotrypsin family serine protease, whose product MPSTRDYEYLLECENVIGVDYDEEVDRVTVFVSQKRPRDCLDDADDVEKRVADAGDDVDVSVVDSGYDEKREGFDALSTLDPMPEAAAGRQECHRPVPAGVSEINANSTAGTGGPYPARVDRANGDGNDDGDATDARWRDDVADGDLVRLSNNHVYARSNEAAFGESILQPSPADGGDADDEVGQLVGYVPIEDDGLVDVAARSADPDRESAIYYGLDEAWPTGVRREGYDDLRGETVTKTGRTTGVTSAAIEAASATVRVEFGDRGTVEFREQLVAGPMSEPGDSGSPVFLADGRLVGLLFAGSSRQTICNRIANVERELGVEILTAAPSEAPDDDDDAVPVYRTTMEHALAVEFDAPTLSLESMTFEDELRPGETVDVAATVAAEPGTYWLSIGDQRATVSIPGGEESDGLATVTLSVSVPDDAASSLSVRIRGGPVATLE is encoded by the coding sequence ATGCCCTCGACACGAGACTACGAGTACCTCCTCGAGTGCGAGAACGTGATCGGCGTGGACTACGACGAGGAGGTGGACCGGGTGACGGTGTTCGTTTCGCAGAAACGACCGCGGGACTGCCTCGACGACGCGGACGACGTGGAAAAGCGCGTGGCCGACGCGGGCGACGACGTCGACGTCAGCGTCGTCGACTCGGGGTACGACGAGAAGCGAGAGGGGTTCGACGCCCTCTCGACCCTCGATCCGATGCCCGAGGCCGCGGCGGGACGACAAGAGTGCCACCGCCCCGTCCCCGCCGGCGTCAGCGAGATCAACGCGAACTCGACCGCCGGGACCGGCGGCCCGTATCCGGCTCGCGTCGATCGCGCGAACGGCGACGGGAACGACGACGGCGACGCCACCGACGCTCGCTGGCGCGACGACGTCGCGGACGGCGACCTCGTCCGCCTGTCGAACAACCACGTCTACGCCCGCTCGAACGAGGCGGCGTTCGGAGAGTCGATCCTCCAGCCGTCGCCAGCCGACGGCGGCGACGCGGACGACGAGGTCGGCCAGCTCGTCGGCTACGTCCCGATCGAAGACGACGGCCTGGTCGACGTCGCCGCCCGCTCGGCCGATCCGGACCGGGAGTCCGCGATCTACTACGGGCTGGACGAGGCCTGGCCGACCGGCGTGCGCCGCGAGGGGTACGACGACCTCCGCGGCGAGACGGTCACCAAGACGGGGCGCACGACGGGCGTCACGAGCGCCGCGATCGAGGCGGCGAGCGCGACCGTCCGCGTGGAGTTCGGCGATCGAGGGACGGTCGAGTTCCGCGAACAGCTCGTCGCCGGCCCGATGTCCGAGCCCGGCGACAGCGGCTCGCCGGTCTTCCTCGCGGACGGCCGCCTGGTCGGGCTGCTCTTCGCCGGCTCGAGCCGACAGACGATCTGCAACCGGATCGCGAACGTCGAGCGGGAGTTAGGCGTCGAGATACTCACCGCAGCCCCGAGCGAAGCGCCGGACGACGACGATGACGCGGTCCCGGTTTACAGGACGACGATGGAGCACGCGCTGGCGGTCGAGTTCGACGCGCCGACCCTCTCGCTCGAGTCGATGACGTTCGAGGACGAACTCCGGCCAGGCGAGACCGTCGACGTCGCCGCGACCGTCGCCGCCGAACCCGGCACCTACTGGCTCTCGATCGGCGACCAGCGGGCGACGGTGTCGATTCCGGGCGGCGAGGAATCGGACGGCCTGGCGACGGTGACGCTTTCCGTCTCGGTTCCCGACGACGCGGCGTCGTCGCTTTCCGTCCGGATTCGGGGCGGTCCGGTCGCGACGCTCGAATAG
- the thiC gene encoding phosphomethylpyrimidine synthase ThiC, translating to MARTQIQAARDGAITEEMERVAKRENRDPEFVREQVADGQAVIPANVNHDTLDPMIIGREFATKVNANIGNSETTSDVETELEKLHTAVHYGADTVMDLGTGSDLDEIREAHVDHSPVPLGTVPLYEAVKQAGSPEDITKDLLLEIIEKQAEQGVDYMTIHAGILAEHLPLTDGRKTGIVSRGGSIMASWMEEHGEQNPFYQVFPEICEIFAEHDVTFSLGDSLRPGCLADACDEAQYAELDTLGELTRIGWDHGVQVMVEGPGHVPMHKVAENVERQQEVCDGAPFYVLGPLVTDVAPGYDHITSAIGAAMAAQAGAAMLCYVTPKEHLGLPEEEDVRDGLAAYRIAAHAGDVANERPGARDWDDALSEARYEFDWREQFRLALDPDRARSFHDQTLPGDNYKEARFCSMCGAEFCSMRIDQDARADGEMETLVDDEEGTDLESSPAAEVNRPPVGTHESGDLPPMADHDHADPLEELGDN from the coding sequence ATGGCACGAACGCAGATCCAGGCCGCCCGCGACGGAGCGATCACCGAGGAGATGGAACGCGTCGCCAAGCGCGAGAACCGCGATCCGGAGTTCGTCCGCGAGCAGGTCGCCGACGGCCAGGCGGTGATCCCGGCGAACGTCAACCACGACACGCTGGATCCGATGATCATCGGCCGCGAGTTCGCGACGAAGGTCAACGCCAATATCGGCAACAGCGAGACGACCAGCGACGTCGAAACGGAACTCGAGAAGCTCCACACCGCGGTTCACTACGGCGCGGACACGGTGATGGACCTGGGGACCGGAAGCGATCTCGACGAGATCCGGGAGGCCCACGTCGACCACTCGCCGGTCCCGCTCGGGACGGTGCCGCTGTACGAGGCGGTCAAACAGGCCGGCAGTCCCGAGGATATCACGAAAGACCTGCTGCTGGAGATCATCGAGAAACAGGCCGAGCAGGGCGTCGACTACATGACGATCCACGCGGGTATCCTCGCCGAGCACCTGCCGCTGACCGACGGCCGGAAGACCGGGATCGTCTCGCGGGGCGGCTCGATCATGGCTTCGTGGATGGAGGAACACGGGGAACAGAATCCGTTCTACCAGGTCTTCCCCGAGATCTGCGAAATCTTCGCCGAGCACGACGTCACCTTCAGCCTCGGGGACAGCCTCCGACCCGGCTGTCTCGCCGACGCCTGCGACGAGGCTCAGTACGCCGAACTCGACACACTGGGCGAACTCACCCGGATCGGCTGGGACCACGGGGTTCAGGTGATGGTCGAGGGACCAGGTCACGTCCCGATGCACAAGGTCGCCGAGAACGTCGAGCGCCAACAGGAGGTCTGCGACGGCGCGCCCTTCTACGTGCTCGGACCGCTGGTGACCGACGTCGCGCCAGGCTACGACCACATCACCAGCGCGATCGGCGCCGCGATGGCGGCCCAGGCCGGCGCCGCGATGCTGTGTTACGTCACGCCGAAGGAACACCTCGGGCTCCCCGAGGAGGAGGACGTCCGCGACGGCCTGGCGGCCTACCGGATCGCCGCCCACGCCGGCGACGTCGCGAACGAGCGGCCGGGCGCTCGCGACTGGGACGACGCGCTCTCGGAAGCGCGCTACGAGTTCGACTGGCGCGAGCAGTTCCGCCTGGCGCTCGATCCCGACCGCGCGCGGTCGTTCCACGACCAGACGCTGCCCGGCGACAACTACAAGGAGGCCCGCTTTTGCTCGATGTGCGGCGCCGAGTTCTGTTCGATGCGGATCGACCAGGACGCCCGTGCGGACGGCGAGATGGAGACGCTCGTCGACGACGAGGAGGGCACCGACCTCGAGTCCTCGCCCGCGGCGGAGGTCAACCGGCCGCCGGTCGGGACCCACGAGTCGGGCGACCTGCCACCGATGGCGGACCACGATCACGCGGACCCGCTCGAGGAACTCGGGGACAACTGA
- a CDS encoding alpha/beta hydrolase, whose amino-acid sequence MAPRRRTLLAAVSTAAASTAAGCADLLAGDTDEETSDPVDDIATALVEDLANGRFEEAGERFASNEQARRGDPGRLERLWMAYTSVGGDFEEIGGTDVRTENGYELVDVTLSFDGGDHGCGVVVDGDSNVVDCGVTDEYQRPSYVDSDAITDADVTLSVPDCSLPGVVTTPAGDDGDGGGVPGVVLVHDSGPVTKDSPNGGTKAFADLAEGLATRGVATLRYDKRIPTCDVAPGEYTLDRVTVDDALVAVDRLRGVDGVDSNRIVVVGHGLGGRAAPRITARDGDLAGVVGLAAPARPYHDLTLEQLEHKVSIGDHEWDDLANVHEAWADQIERVREGEYEADEQLLGKPGAFWDSLAAYDHLEAAAGLETPSYFLQGERDFQVSVGDDLELWEAELTGDASVETYEGLDHLFMPGEGESVEFAYALRNNVAERVVDDLAAWIGEL is encoded by the coding sequence ATGGCACCCCGACGGCGGACCCTACTTGCGGCGGTATCGACGGCAGCCGCGTCGACGGCGGCCGGCTGCGCCGACCTACTCGCCGGCGACACCGACGAGGAAACTTCCGACCCGGTCGACGACATCGCGACGGCGCTCGTCGAGGACCTGGCGAACGGGCGATTCGAGGAGGCCGGTGAGCGCTTCGCGTCGAACGAACAGGCACGACGCGGCGATCCCGGCCGACTCGAGCGGCTCTGGATGGCCTACACGTCGGTCGGCGGCGACTTCGAGGAGATCGGCGGCACCGACGTCCGAACCGAGAACGGATACGAACTGGTCGACGTCACCCTCTCGTTCGACGGCGGCGACCACGGCTGCGGCGTCGTCGTCGACGGGGACTCGAACGTCGTCGACTGCGGCGTCACCGACGAGTACCAGCGTCCGTCGTACGTCGACTCGGACGCGATCACCGACGCGGACGTGACGCTCTCGGTCCCCGACTGCTCGCTCCCGGGCGTCGTAACGACGCCCGCGGGCGACGACGGGGACGGGGGCGGCGTCCCCGGCGTCGTCCTCGTTCACGACTCCGGGCCGGTGACCAAGGACTCCCCTAACGGCGGAACGAAGGCCTTCGCGGATCTGGCCGAGGGGCTCGCCACGCGGGGCGTCGCGACCCTCCGATACGACAAACGCATCCCCACGTGCGACGTCGCGCCCGGCGAATACACCCTCGACCGCGTCACCGTCGACGACGCGCTCGTCGCGGTCGATCGCCTCCGGGGCGTCGACGGCGTCGATTCGAATCGGATCGTCGTCGTCGGCCACGGCCTCGGTGGCCGGGCCGCGCCCCGGATCACCGCCCGAGACGGCGACCTCGCTGGCGTCGTCGGCCTGGCCGCGCCGGCACGGCCCTACCACGACCTGACCCTCGAGCAACTCGAGCACAAGGTCTCGATCGGCGACCACGAGTGGGACGACCTGGCGAACGTCCACGAGGCTTGGGCCGACCAGATCGAGCGTGTCCGCGAGGGTGAGTACGAAGCGGACGAACAGCTACTCGGTAAGCCGGGCGCGTTCTGGGACAGCCTGGCGGCCTACGATCATCTCGAGGCCGCGGCGGGTCTCGAGACGCCGAGTTACTTCCTGCAGGGTGAGCGCGACTTCCAGGTCTCCGTCGGCGACGACCTGGAGCTGTGGGAGGCCGAACTCACGGGTGATGCGAGCGTCGAGACCTACGAGGGACTCGATCACCTGTTCATGCCGGGCGAGGGCGAGTCCGTGGAGTTCGCGTACGCCCTCCGGAACAACGTAGCCGAGCGGGTCGTCGACGACCTCGCGGCCTGGATCGGGGAGCTGTAG
- a CDS encoding PhzF family phenazine biosynthesis protein, with translation MGTETIRVLQVDAFTDEPLTGNPAGVVPDADGLSADQMQAIAAEMAVSETAFLRSSADADRRVRYFTPTQEVDLCGHATIGSFAHLADEGLEPGTTTLETNVGVLEIEVGSDGTVWMTQDEPTIREVDVGYDRVADALGVDRAALEGASADIPLAVASTGLPFLIAPITYLSDVGDADPDMAAIEALTDDVDAAGVYLFTFDALDAASTLHGRMFAPGAGVLEDPVTGTASGAVAAYLDRFGAFDDDLPEELRLEQGHYVDRPGLVRVRLDDSVRVGGRGVTVLDGSIAVPADDEDEILEA, from the coding sequence ATGGGAACGGAGACGATTCGAGTCCTCCAGGTCGACGCGTTTACCGACGAACCGCTGACGGGGAACCCGGCAGGAGTCGTCCCGGACGCGGACGGCCTCTCGGCCGACCAGATGCAGGCGATCGCGGCCGAGATGGCCGTCAGCGAGACGGCGTTCCTCCGATCGAGCGCGGACGCCGACCGCCGGGTGCGGTACTTCACGCCGACCCAGGAGGTCGACCTCTGCGGGCACGCGACGATCGGGTCCTTCGCTCACCTCGCCGACGAGGGGCTCGAGCCAGGGACGACGACCCTCGAGACGAACGTCGGCGTCCTCGAGATCGAGGTCGGATCGGACGGCACGGTCTGGATGACTCAGGACGAGCCGACGATCCGCGAGGTCGACGTCGGCTACGACCGCGTCGCCGACGCCCTGGGCGTCGACCGGGCCGCGCTCGAGGGTGCGAGCGCGGACATCCCGCTCGCGGTCGCCTCGACCGGCCTCCCCTTCCTGATCGCACCGATTACCTACCTCTCGGACGTCGGCGACGCCGACCCCGACATGGCGGCGATCGAGGCGCTCACCGACGACGTCGACGCGGCGGGCGTCTACCTCTTCACGTTCGACGCGCTCGACGCCGCGTCGACGCTGCACGGCCGCATGTTCGCGCCTGGCGCCGGCGTCCTGGAAGACCCCGTCACCGGCACTGCCAGCGGCGCCGTCGCCGCGTACCTCGACCGCTTCGGCGCGTTCGACGACGACCTCCCCGAGGAACTCCGGCTCGAACAGGGCCACTACGTCGACCGGCCCGGCCTGGTCCGCGTTCGCCTCGACGATTCGGTGCGGGTCGGGGGCCGCGGCGTGACGGTACTGGACGGGTCGATCGCCGTCCCCGCGGACGACGAGGACGAGATTCTCGAGGCCTGA
- the ppsA gene encoding phosphoenolpyruvate synthase, whose product MAVLWLDEIGAGDLEKVGGKGASLGELTGAGLPVPSGFVVTAGTYRSFIEAAEIDEELFEVVDVDVEDSAALAEAADRAQELILETPFPDALREEILDSYHEIDTDGARSSDRETSSGAGDAFVAVRSSATAEDLPDASFAGQQETFLNITEEDLLDRVRECWASLFTQRAIYYRQEQGFDHSAVNIAVVVQQMVDAEKSGVMFTSHPSTGDPTMIIEAAWGLGEAVVSGAVSPDNYVVDRQDRDVDVTVAEKKVMHEKDEETGETVEREVPEDKRNARVLADDEIDALMDLGERVEDHYGEPQDVEWAVFEGDVYMLQSRPITTIDESGDVAVDADTGSVDAAKGLTDGSGGVKAADSGSADAADAGSNGSGEVIVDGLGSSPGTVSGAARIVTKLDDLDKVGEGDIIVTEMTMPDMVPAMKRASGIVTDEGGMTSHAAIVSRELGVPAVVGTTNATTVLEDGQVVTLDGDKGQILEGAEIEPEEETEPVEEVRPQSPVKPMTATEVKVNVSIPEAAERAAATGADGVGLLRMEHMILSLNQTPAKFIAENGEDAYIQELVQGVRNVADEFYPRPVRVRTLDAPTDEFRQLEGGEDEPKEHNPMLGYRGIRRSLDRPDVFAHELEAFRRLYEMGYDNVEIMFPLVNDAEDIYRAKDLMKKAGIDPEKRKWGAMIETPASALSVEEMAKAGIDFASFGTNDLTQYTLAVDRNNEHVADRFDELHPAVLRLIGDVIETCREHDVDTSICGQAGSKPEMVQFLVNEGVNSISANIDAVRDVQHEVKRVEQKLLLESVR is encoded by the coding sequence ATGGCTGTACTCTGGCTGGACGAGATCGGTGCCGGTGACCTGGAGAAGGTCGGCGGTAAAGGTGCTTCCCTGGGCGAGCTCACGGGCGCGGGGCTCCCCGTCCCATCGGGATTCGTGGTGACCGCTGGGACCTATCGATCGTTCATCGAAGCGGCCGAGATCGACGAGGAACTGTTCGAGGTCGTCGACGTCGACGTCGAGGACTCGGCCGCGTTGGCCGAGGCGGCCGACCGCGCGCAGGAACTCATCCTCGAAACGCCGTTCCCGGACGCGCTCCGCGAGGAGATCCTCGACTCCTACCACGAGATCGACACGGACGGGGCGAGGTCGTCCGATCGCGAGACGTCGTCCGGCGCAGGCGACGCGTTCGTCGCCGTGCGCTCGTCGGCGACGGCCGAGGACCTGCCCGATGCCTCCTTCGCTGGGCAACAGGAGACGTTTCTCAACATCACCGAGGAGGACTTACTCGACCGAGTTCGGGAGTGCTGGGCCTCCCTGTTCACCCAGCGAGCGATCTACTACCGCCAGGAGCAGGGCTTCGACCACTCTGCCGTGAACATCGCGGTCGTCGTCCAGCAGATGGTCGACGCCGAGAAGTCCGGCGTGATGTTCACGAGCCACCCCTCGACGGGCGATCCGACGATGATCATCGAGGCCGCGTGGGGGCTCGGCGAGGCCGTCGTCTCGGGGGCCGTCTCCCCGGACAACTACGTCGTCGACCGCCAGGACCGCGACGTCGACGTCACCGTCGCCGAGAAGAAGGTGATGCACGAGAAAGACGAGGAGACCGGCGAGACGGTCGAACGTGAGGTCCCCGAAGACAAGCGCAACGCGCGAGTCCTCGCCGACGACGAGATCGACGCCCTCATGGACCTCGGCGAGCGCGTCGAGGATCACTACGGCGAGCCCCAGGACGTCGAGTGGGCCGTCTTCGAGGGAGACGTCTACATGCTCCAGTCGCGTCCGATCACGACGATCGACGAGAGCGGCGACGTCGCGGTCGATGCGGACACCGGCAGCGTCGACGCCGCGAAGGGGCTGACCGACGGCAGCGGCGGCGTCAAGGCCGCTGACAGCGGGAGCGCCGACGCGGCCGACGCGGGCTCGAACGGCTCCGGCGAGGTCATCGTCGACGGTCTGGGCTCGAGCCCTGGCACCGTCAGCGGAGCCGCGCGGATCGTCACTAAGCTCGACGACCTCGACAAGGTCGGTGAGGGCGATATCATCGTCACCGAGATGACGATGCCCGACATGGTCCCCGCGATGAAACGAGCCTCGGGGATCGTCACCGACGAGGGCGGCATGACCAGCCACGCCGCCATCGTCTCGCGGGAACTGGGCGTTCCCGCCGTCGTCGGAACGACCAACGCCACGACCGTCCTGGAGGACGGCCAGGTCGTCACGCTCGACGGCGACAAGGGCCAGATACTCGAGGGCGCGGAGATCGAACCCGAAGAGGAGACCGAGCCGGTCGAGGAGGTCCGCCCGCAGTCGCCGGTCAAGCCGATGACCGCGACGGAGGTCAAGGTCAACGTCTCCATTCCGGAGGCCGCAGAGCGCGCGGCCGCGACCGGCGCCGACGGCGTCGGCCTGCTGCGTATGGAGCACATGATCCTCTCGCTGAACCAGACCCCGGCGAAGTTCATCGCCGAGAACGGCGAGGACGCCTACATCCAGGAACTCGTCCAGGGGGTCCGCAACGTCGCCGACGAGTTCTATCCCCGGCCCGTCCGCGTGCGCACCCTCGACGCGCCGACCGACGAGTTCCGCCAGCTCGAGGGCGGCGAGGACGAACCCAAAGAGCACAACCCGATGCTCGGCTACCGGGGGATCCGGCGCTCGCTCGACCGGCCCGACGTCTTCGCCCACGAGCTCGAGGCGTTCCGCCGGCTCTACGAGATGGGCTACGACAACGTCGAGATCATGTTCCCGCTGGTCAACGACGCCGAGGACATCTATCGCGCGAAGGACCTGATGAAGAAGGCCGGGATCGACCCCGAGAAGCGCAAGTGGGGCGCGATGATCGAGACGCCCGCCTCCGCGCTGTCCGTCGAGGAGATGGCCAAGGCGGGCATCGACTTCGCCTCCTTCGGCACCAACGACCTCACCCAGTACACGCTCGCGGTCGACCGCAACAACGAGCACGTCGCCGACCGCTTCGACGAACTCCACCCCGCCGTCTTGCGCCTGATCGGCGACGTCATCGAGACCTGCCGCGAACACGACGTCGACACCAGCATCTGCGGCCAGGCGGGCTCGAAACCGGAGATGGTTCAGTTCCTCGTCAACGAGGGCGTCAACTCCATCTCGGCGAACATCGACGCGGTCCGCGACGTTCAACACGAGGTCAAGCGGGTCGAGCAGAAGCTCCTGCTCGAGTCGGTTCGGTAA
- a CDS encoding metalloregulator ArsR/SmtB family transcription factor, whose translation MDSAALLDLLGNENRRRILRLLARKPCYVTEISEYLGVSPKAVIEHLRKLEEAGLIESRVDDQRRKYFHIARNIRLEVSVSPYGFASKSAYPANNSFDITTCRHLSLDISWGETNDLDELLAVLQELEQLENELSLAQRWVQGRLCDVLDQVSETVGAGPESRIYADVLASVRSDPKSVGELSEDVDAPREVVAELLEVMADNGVVRRTERGWELTMTG comes from the coding sequence ATGGACTCCGCCGCGTTGTTGGATTTGCTCGGGAACGAAAACCGGAGGCGGATTCTCCGGTTACTCGCCCGCAAACCCTGTTATGTCACCGAAATCTCGGAGTATCTCGGCGTGAGTCCCAAGGCGGTTATCGAACACTTACGGAAACTCGAGGAGGCGGGACTGATCGAGAGCCGCGTCGACGACCAGCGGCGGAAGTACTTCCATATCGCCCGCAACATCCGACTCGAGGTCTCCGTCTCGCCGTACGGGTTCGCGAGCAAGAGCGCCTACCCGGCCAACAACAGTTTCGACATCACGACGTGTCGCCATCTCTCGCTCGATATCTCCTGGGGCGAAACCAACGATCTCGACGAATTACTCGCCGTGTTACAGGAGTTAGAACAGCTCGAGAACGAACTGTCGCTGGCCCAGCGATGGGTTCAAGGCCGGCTCTGCGACGTGCTCGATCAAGTCTCGGAGACCGTCGGCGCCGGCCCGGAGAGCCGGATCTACGCCGACGTGCTCGCGAGCGTTCGCTCGGATCCGAAGTCCGTCGGCGAACTCAGCGAGGACGTCGACGCCCCCCGCGAGGTCGTCGCCGAACTGCTCGAAGTGATGGCCGACAACGGCGTGGTTCGCCGGACCGAGCGCGGCTGGGAGCTGACGATGACCGGCTGA
- a CDS encoding DUF5802 family protein yields MFEVFSRSYYLGRLYVAPADGDRALMHREQHERINEEVYATGDGLERLDTPLVMKLETRHFPVHGADDVPTNTLALPESMLEGTDVRNPPSLREVFLARRERARQLLELAGGWRSEDPDPTDDGPPNAGT; encoded by the coding sequence ATGTTCGAGGTGTTTTCGCGGAGCTACTATCTCGGACGACTCTACGTGGCCCCCGCCGACGGGGACCGCGCACTCATGCACCGCGAGCAACACGAGCGCATCAACGAGGAAGTCTACGCGACCGGCGACGGGCTCGAACGGCTCGATACCCCGCTGGTGATGAAACTCGAGACCCGGCACTTCCCGGTCCACGGGGCCGACGACGTCCCGACGAACACGCTCGCACTGCCGGAATCGATGCTCGAGGGGACTGACGTCCGGAACCCGCCCTCCCTCCGCGAGGTGTTCCTCGCCAGGCGCGAGCGCGCCCGCCAGTTGCTCGAACTCGCCGGCGGGTGGCGGTCCGAGGACCCGGATCCGACCGACGACGGGCCGCCGAACGCCGGAACCTAG